One Microlunatus soli genomic window carries:
- a CDS encoding long-chain-fatty-acid--CoA ligase — protein sequence MTGDAAPVSPDPSGTDASSTGEESANLALWLTRQATERPDAAAIRQGEVTLSFAALNDASARAAALLAEHGVRPGDHVSLIMPNVAYFPIVYYGILRLGAVVVPTNPLLKSGEISYIWQDSGCRVAVVFAMFAPDAALAAKDTGTDVITVVPGEFDALLAEQQPLAEVTAREEQDTAVILYTSGTTGRPKGAELSNHNIGTNVRTSMDELFSGGPDDVLFGGLPLFHSFGQTCTLNSAVYAGSCLALLPKFDPAAALQVVQDEKVTIFYGVPTMYVALLQFADKERFDTSTLRLAVSGGASLPVEVLHGIEEAFDLRLLEGYGLSETSPVATFNRPDRPTKPGTVGLPIPGVEAKIVGPDDHDVPVGEIGEIVIRGDNIMKGYLNNAAATAEALRGGWFHSGDLGTLDEDGYITIVDRVKDMIVRNGYNVYPREVEELLYTHPAVAEAAVVGVPDASHGEEIAALITLKEGTEVSADELRDWTAERIAAYKYPRIVKFGTIPKGPTGKILKREIKIN from the coding sequence ATGACAGGCGATGCGGCTCCAGTCAGCCCCGATCCATCCGGCACCGACGCATCAAGCACCGGGGAGGAATCGGCCAACCTGGCGCTCTGGTTGACCCGGCAGGCGACCGAGCGTCCCGATGCTGCGGCGATCCGACAGGGCGAGGTGACCCTCAGCTTCGCCGCTCTGAACGACGCCTCGGCCAGAGCGGCCGCGCTGTTGGCCGAGCACGGCGTCCGCCCCGGTGATCATGTCTCGCTGATCATGCCCAATGTCGCCTACTTCCCGATCGTCTACTACGGCATCCTGCGGTTGGGCGCGGTCGTGGTGCCGACCAACCCGCTGCTGAAGTCGGGTGAGATCAGCTACATCTGGCAGGACAGCGGCTGCCGGGTGGCCGTGGTGTTCGCGATGTTCGCCCCGGACGCAGCGTTGGCCGCCAAGGACACCGGAACTGACGTGATCACCGTCGTCCCGGGTGAATTCGACGCACTGCTGGCCGAGCAGCAGCCGCTGGCCGAGGTGACCGCACGGGAGGAGCAGGACACCGCGGTCATCCTCTACACCTCCGGCACCACGGGCCGACCCAAGGGCGCCGAGCTGTCCAACCACAACATCGGCACCAACGTCCGGACCAGCATGGACGAACTGTTCTCCGGAGGACCGGACGACGTGCTGTTCGGCGGGCTGCCGCTGTTCCATTCCTTCGGCCAGACCTGCACGCTGAATTCGGCTGTCTACGCCGGTTCCTGCCTGGCGCTGCTGCCCAAATTCGACCCGGCGGCAGCCTTGCAGGTGGTCCAGGACGAAAAGGTGACGATCTTCTACGGTGTCCCGACGATGTACGTCGCGCTGCTTCAGTTCGCGGACAAGGAACGCTTCGACACCTCCACCCTGCGGCTCGCGGTGTCCGGCGGTGCTTCCCTTCCGGTGGAGGTGCTGCACGGCATCGAGGAGGCCTTCGACCTGCGGCTGCTGGAGGGGTACGGATTGTCCGAGACATCGCCGGTGGCCACCTTCAACCGGCCCGATCGACCGACCAAGCCGGGCACGGTCGGGCTACCGATCCCCGGCGTGGAGGCCAAGATCGTCGGCCCCGATGATCATGATGTCCCGGTCGGCGAGATCGGCGAGATCGTCATCCGGGGCGACAACATCATGAAGGGCTATCTGAACAATGCGGCGGCGACGGCCGAGGCGCTGCGCGGCGGCTGGTTCCACAGTGGGGATCTCGGCACCCTCGACGAGGACGGCTACATCACCATCGTCGACCGGGTCAAGGACATGATCGTCCGCAACGGGTACAACGTGTATCCGCGCGAGGTCGAGGAACTCCTCTACACCCACCCGGCGGTCGCCGAGGCTGCCGTTGTCGGCGTTCCCGATGCCAGTCATGGGGAGGAGATCGCGGCGTTGATCACCCTCAAGGAGGGCACCGAGGTCTCCGCCGATGAGTTGCGGGACTGGACCGCCGAGCGGATCGCGGCCTACAAGTATCCGCGGATCGTGAAGTTCGGCACCATCCCGAAGGGCCCCACCGGCAAGATCTTGAAGCGGGAGATCAAGATCAACTGA
- a CDS encoding PLP-dependent aminotransferase family protein gives MSLADLSAAELSALHDDLTAQYADLKAAGLKLDLTRGKPSAEQLDLSAELLSLPGPDRTTDASGTDVRNYGNLQGLREIREIFGELLGIGPDQLIAADNSSLSIMHDSLVFALLHGRPGGDPWSGQQVKVLCPTPGYDRHFALSQELGFELVPVDLTADGPDLETIKKLVADDPQIKAIWVVPTYANPNGAVYSEEITRELVSMPTAAEDFTLLWDNAYAVHHLTDSEITPVDVLGLAAAAGNADRVFVYASSSKISFAGAGVSFFGGSPSVVDWYLAHLAKRTIGPDKINQLRHALYLKNADGVRDLMRKHRAIIGPKFEAVQRILTERLGDRDVATWTEPQGGYFISLDVAEGTATEVVRLAKEAGIALTPAGSAYPYGRDPGDRNIRIAPTFPPLPQVTAAIDGLATCVLLAAVAKLRQ, from the coding sequence ATGAGCCTGGCCGATCTGTCGGCTGCGGAACTGTCCGCACTGCACGACGACCTGACCGCCCAGTACGCCGACCTGAAGGCCGCCGGGCTCAAGCTCGACCTGACCCGGGGCAAGCCGTCGGCAGAACAACTCGATCTGTCGGCCGAACTGTTGTCGCTGCCCGGCCCTGATCGGACGACCGACGCCTCCGGCACCGACGTCCGCAACTACGGCAACCTGCAGGGACTGCGCGAGATCCGAGAGATCTTCGGTGAGCTGCTGGGGATCGGGCCGGACCAGCTGATCGCGGCGGACAACTCGAGCCTGTCGATCATGCACGACAGTCTGGTCTTCGCCTTGCTGCACGGCCGACCCGGTGGTGATCCCTGGTCCGGTCAGCAGGTGAAGGTGCTGTGCCCGACACCCGGCTACGACCGGCACTTCGCGCTGAGCCAGGAGCTCGGGTTCGAATTGGTCCCGGTCGACCTGACCGCCGACGGTCCCGATCTGGAGACGATCAAGAAGCTGGTCGCCGACGACCCACAGATCAAGGCGATCTGGGTGGTGCCGACCTACGCCAACCCCAACGGCGCGGTGTACAGCGAGGAGATCACCCGCGAGTTGGTGTCGATGCCGACCGCGGCCGAGGACTTCACGCTGCTCTGGGACAACGCCTACGCCGTCCATCACCTGACCGACAGCGAAATCACCCCGGTCGACGTGCTCGGGCTGGCCGCGGCCGCCGGCAATGCGGATCGGGTCTTCGTGTACGCGTCCAGCTCCAAGATCAGCTTCGCCGGCGCCGGGGTGTCCTTCTTCGGGGGATCGCCGTCCGTCGTCGACTGGTATCTGGCGCATCTGGCCAAGCGGACCATCGGACCGGACAAGATCAATCAACTGCGACACGCGCTCTATCTGAAGAACGCCGACGGCGTTCGCGATCTGATGCGCAAGCACCGGGCGATCATCGGTCCGAAGTTCGAGGCGGTGCAGAGGATTCTCACCGAGCGGCTCGGCGACCGTGACGTCGCCACCTGGACCGAACCGCAGGGCGGCTACTTCATCAGCCTGGACGTTGCCGAGGGCACGGCGACCGAGGTGGTCCGGCTCGCCAAGGAGGCCGGCATCGCGCTCACCCCGGCCGGCTCGGCCTACCCGTACGGTCGCGATCCCGGCGACCGGAACATCCGGATCGCGCCCACCTTCCCGCCGCTGCCGCAGGTCACCGCGGCGATCGACGGGCTGGCCACCTGCGTGCTGCTGGCCGCGGTGGCCAAGCTGCGGCAGTGA
- a CDS encoding MFS transporter, translating to MSPLVERILPSRMGRDFRWLMASSWTSNIGDGIALAAGPLLVASQTDSAFVVALAALLQRLPWLVFGLWAGALADRLDRRRVVMISDTLRAGVIAVLCLVIVTGRINIGVILVAMTLYGVAEVFADTTTSTLLPMMVDKADLGTGNQRLQAGFLTCNQLLGPPVGAFLFAIGSVWPFAVQVICVLLAVLLVSRIARSRTASTGQEPCSTDQQPAEPSHIRRDIAEGLRWIWQHAAVRTLALVILVFNVTWAAAWSVLVLWSRDHLGMSEVGYGLLTTGTGVGGLIGTALYGAVERRFALATVMRVCLLLEVLTHLALALTDAGWLAIVIMVEFGAYGFIWGTVSNTVRQRAVPQQYQGRVSAVYMMCVFGGLIAGQAIGGLIAEQWGLVAPFWFAFAGAGITLILVWRQLASIAHAGDDLPEPTRP from the coding sequence GTGAGTCCACTGGTCGAGCGCATCCTGCCGTCGCGGATGGGGCGTGATTTCCGCTGGTTGATGGCGTCGTCGTGGACCAGCAACATCGGCGACGGGATCGCGCTGGCGGCCGGCCCACTGCTGGTCGCCTCGCAGACCGATTCGGCGTTCGTCGTCGCCCTGGCCGCACTGTTGCAACGGCTGCCCTGGCTGGTCTTCGGGCTCTGGGCCGGCGCACTCGCCGACCGGCTCGACCGGCGGCGGGTGGTGATGATCTCCGACACCCTGCGGGCCGGAGTGATCGCCGTCCTGTGCCTGGTGATCGTCACCGGCAGGATCAACATCGGCGTCATCCTGGTCGCGATGACGCTGTACGGCGTGGCGGAGGTGTTCGCCGACACCACCACCTCGACGCTGCTGCCGATGATGGTCGACAAGGCCGACCTCGGCACCGGCAACCAGCGTCTGCAGGCAGGTTTCCTGACCTGCAACCAGTTGCTCGGACCGCCGGTCGGGGCGTTCCTGTTCGCGATCGGTTCGGTGTGGCCGTTCGCCGTCCAGGTGATCTGCGTGCTGCTCGCGGTGCTGCTGGTATCCCGGATCGCCAGGTCCCGTACGGCCTCGACCGGACAGGAGCCGTGCTCGACCGATCAACAGCCGGCGGAGCCGAGCCACATCCGCCGTGACATCGCCGAAGGGCTGCGCTGGATCTGGCAGCATGCCGCGGTCCGCACCCTGGCGTTGGTCATCCTGGTCTTCAACGTGACCTGGGCCGCGGCCTGGTCGGTGCTGGTGCTCTGGTCGCGGGACCACCTCGGGATGAGCGAGGTCGGCTACGGGCTGCTGACCACCGGCACCGGCGTCGGCGGGCTGATCGGGACCGCGCTCTACGGGGCAGTCGAACGCCGGTTCGCGCTGGCGACCGTGATGCGGGTCTGCCTGCTGCTGGAAGTACTCACACATCTGGCCCTGGCGCTCACCGACGCCGGCTGGCTGGCGATCGTCATCATGGTCGAATTCGGCGCCTACGGTTTCATCTGGGGAACGGTGTCCAACACCGTCCGGCAGCGGGCCGTCCCGCAGCAGTATCAGGGCCGGGTCAGCGCGGTCTACATGATGTGCGTGTTCGGCGGCCTGATCGCCGGCCAGGCGATCGGCGGGCTGATCGCCGAGCAGTGGGGGCTGGTGGCCCCGTTCTGGTTCGCCTTCGCCGGCGCCGGCATCACCCTGATCCTGGTCTGGCGGCAGTTGGCCAGCATCGCCCACGCCGGCGACGACCTGCCGGAGCCGACCCGACCGTGA
- the secE gene encoding preprotein translocase subunit SecE, which yields MAEEKDTDSAPDDGVTESDAVTPSPRHGIAPETPEPADVADETPTSDELDETDSVDTSEDAEDVERADPDASGDDADPVDDADSTEDSAPAEDSDPAEDSDGSGADRELVGVGAAAKSRQAGSRSGGQLAKSSGRAKKDKPTPKQRAEVDKPKRTTPLEFVRGAISELKKVVYPTGSQLANYFVVVLVFVMLVIAIVTALDYGFGWAMLKVFS from the coding sequence GTGGCGGAAGAGAAGGACACCGATTCGGCGCCGGACGACGGCGTGACCGAATCGGATGCTGTCACACCCTCACCGCGGCACGGGATCGCGCCGGAGACTCCCGAACCGGCCGATGTCGCGGACGAGACGCCCACGTCCGACGAGCTGGACGAGACCGACTCCGTCGACACGTCCGAGGACGCCGAAGACGTGGAGCGAGCCGACCCGGACGCGTCGGGCGACGATGCCGATCCGGTCGACGATGCCGACTCGACCGAGGATTCCGCTCCCGCGGAGGACTCCGATCCTGCCGAGGATTCCGATGGATCCGGTGCGGATCGGGAGCTGGTCGGTGTCGGTGCCGCCGCGAAATCCCGGCAGGCCGGGTCGCGTTCCGGCGGTCAGCTGGCCAAATCCAGCGGCCGCGCCAAGAAGGACAAGCCGACACCCAAGCAGCGTGCCGAGGTCGACAAGCCGAAGCGGACGACGCCGCTGGAGTTCGTGCGCGGCGCGATCTCAGAACTGAAGAAGGTCGTTTATCCGACCGGTTCCCAACTGGCGAACTATTTCGTGGTCGTGCTGGTGTTCGTGATGCTCGTCATCGCGATCGTGACGGCGCTGGATTACGGCTTCGGTTGGGCGATGCTGAAGGTGTTCAGCTGA
- the nusG gene encoding transcription termination/antitermination protein NusG — translation MTENFPTNSAPEGEESPESTPSQDQATEQDLAPQQDLAPQQDEGQEQDFEIDLGQDSFGEGSSDSDVDIDLNFGSDAAEESGDSGINLDFKTEAEEEADEQAELDEADADAADEAVLEAFRSELRAKIGDWYVVHTYSGMENRVQQNLENRVSSLNMEDFIFEIVVPTEEVTEIRNGQRKTLKRTTLPGYVLVRMDLTDESWSTVRHTPSVTGFVGHSNNPVPLGLDEVEKMLAPAVVAAANASKEAPTRAKKKKVEVADFAPGDSVMVIDGPFAGVHATITEINANAQRIKALVEILGRETPVDLTFSQIQKV, via the coding sequence GTGACAGAGAACTTTCCCACGAACTCCGCACCCGAGGGTGAGGAGTCGCCGGAAAGCACCCCATCACAGGATCAGGCGACCGAGCAGGATCTGGCACCCCAGCAGGATCTGGCACCCCAGCAGGATGAGGGCCAGGAGCAGGATTTCGAGATCGACCTGGGCCAGGACAGCTTCGGTGAAGGCAGTTCCGATTCCGACGTCGACATCGACCTGAACTTCGGATCCGACGCTGCCGAAGAGTCCGGCGACAGCGGCATCAACCTCGATTTCAAGACCGAGGCAGAGGAAGAGGCCGACGAACAGGCCGAGCTCGACGAGGCGGACGCCGACGCCGCCGACGAGGCCGTGCTGGAAGCGTTCCGCAGCGAGCTGCGGGCCAAGATCGGCGACTGGTACGTCGTGCACACCTACTCCGGGATGGAGAACCGGGTCCAGCAGAATCTGGAGAACCGGGTGTCCTCGCTCAACATGGAGGACTTCATCTTCGAGATCGTGGTGCCGACCGAGGAGGTCACCGAGATCCGCAACGGTCAGCGCAAGACGCTGAAGCGGACCACGTTGCCCGGTTACGTGCTGGTCCGGATGGACCTGACCGACGAGTCCTGGTCGACCGTTCGACACACCCCGTCGGTGACCGGCTTCGTCGGACATTCCAACAATCCGGTGCCGCTCGGGCTGGACGAGGTGGAGAAGATGCTGGCTCCGGCCGTCGTCGCCGCCGCCAACGCCAGTAAGGAGGCCCCGACCCGGGCCAAGAAGAAGAAGGTCGAGGTCGCCGACTTCGCACCGGGCGATTCGGTGATGGTGATCGACGGTCCGTTCGCCGGCGTGCACGCCACGATCACCGAGATCAACGCCAATGCCCAGCGGATCAAGGCCCTGGTCGAGATCCTCGGTCGGGAGACCCCGGTCGACCTGACGTTCTCCCAGATCCAGAAGGTCTAG